One window of the Pseudofrankia sp. DC12 genome contains the following:
- a CDS encoding TetR family transcriptional regulator — MTAGVTERNKLRTRREMAEAAGRLFLERGYDATTVQDIADAAGVSPRTFFRYFPAKEDVVTAIASASMDDVIDHLGGRDENETLRAALTSALRAVLAPIRRDPDRARGFQFLLRETPALRGRWLEERRKSRDRLADALAPWFSADVDPMAYRLVAGSVLLVIDEVMSRWADNPSLPDPLGLLDEALGVLGAPLIP; from the coding sequence ATGACCGCCGGCGTAACGGAACGAAACAAGCTCCGGACGCGGCGGGAGATGGCCGAGGCTGCCGGCCGGCTCTTTCTGGAACGCGGCTACGACGCGACGACCGTGCAGGACATCGCCGACGCGGCCGGTGTCTCTCCGCGGACCTTCTTCCGCTATTTCCCGGCCAAGGAGGACGTCGTCACCGCCATCGCCAGCGCCTCGATGGACGACGTCATCGACCATCTTGGTGGGCGCGACGAGAACGAGACGCTGCGGGCGGCGCTGACCTCGGCGCTGCGGGCGGTCCTCGCTCCGATCCGCCGCGATCCCGACCGGGCGCGGGGCTTCCAGTTCCTGCTGCGGGAGACGCCGGCGCTTCGGGGCCGCTGGCTGGAGGAACGGCGCAAGAGCCGCGACCGGCTCGCCGACGCGTTGGCTCCCTGGTTCAGCGCCGACGTCGACCCAATGGCTTACCGTCTGGTCGCCGGCTCGGTGCTGCTGGTGATCGACGAGGTGATGAGCCGGTGGGCCGACAACCCGTCGCTTCCCGATCCGCTCGGCCTGCTCGACGAGGCTCTGGGCGTGCTGGGTGCACCGCTGATTCCCTGA
- a CDS encoding LacI family DNA-binding transcriptional regulator yields the protein MTDVARLAGVSHQTVSRVLNDHPNVREQTRLRVRAAMEQLGYRPNRAARALVTGRSHVVGIVAQNTALYRPTAVLAAIERAVSADGFAVGIASVPVLDRPSIIDAVARLLDQRVAGIVVIAPVVSANEALDDVPDDVAMVVIDGDPARPSRLVTVDQRLGARLATRCLLAAGHETVWHVSGPADWFDSAGRVESWRQEMWIRGLEALDKPLLHLHTQANQALPWDSLDMDFMNLNQAAHGDREFGYIQTRRAPAARRRTAT from the coding sequence ATGACCGACGTCGCCCGGCTGGCCGGCGTCTCGCACCAGACGGTCTCCCGGGTGCTGAACGACCACCCGAACGTCAGGGAACAGACCCGGCTGCGGGTGCGCGCGGCGATGGAGCAGCTCGGGTACCGGCCGAACCGGGCCGCCCGGGCGCTGGTCACCGGCCGTTCCCACGTCGTTGGGATCGTCGCCCAGAACACCGCGCTTTACCGGCCGACCGCGGTGCTCGCGGCCATCGAGCGCGCGGTGAGCGCGGACGGGTTCGCCGTGGGCATCGCCAGCGTGCCGGTGCTCGACCGGCCGTCGATCATCGACGCCGTCGCCCGGCTGCTCGACCAGCGCGTGGCCGGGATCGTCGTGATCGCGCCGGTGGTCTCGGCGAACGAGGCGCTGGACGACGTTCCGGACGACGTGGCGATGGTGGTCATCGACGGTGACCCGGCCCGGCCGTCCCGGTTGGTGACCGTCGACCAGCGGCTGGGTGCGCGGCTGGCCACTCGGTGCCTGCTGGCGGCGGGGCACGAGACCGTCTGGCACGTGTCCGGCCCGGCGGACTGGTTCGACAGCGCCGGACGGGTGGAGAGCTGGCGCCAGGAGATGTGGATCCGCGGCCTGGAGGCGCTCGACAAGCCGCTCCTGCACCTGCACACCCAGGCCAACCAGGCGCTGCCCTGGGACAGCCTCGACATGGACTTCATGAACCTCAACCAGGCCGCGCACGGCGACCGGGAGTTCGGCTACATCCAGACCCGTCGCGCCCCAGCTGCGCGCCGGCGGACAGCGACATGA